One genomic region from Evansella sp. LMS18 encodes:
- the sufC gene encoding Fe-S cluster assembly ATPase SufC — MSAPNLKVEDLHVSIEDKEILKGFGIEVKGGEIHAIMGPNGTGKSTLASALMGHPKYEVTKGNATFNGEDLFEMEVDERARAGLFLAMQYPSEVAGVTNSDFIRTAMNAHREEGDEISLMKFIRKLDAKMGTLDMEESFSHRYLNEGFSGGEKKRNEILQLLMLEPKIAILDEIDSGLDIDALKVVAQGINEMRSEDFGCLIITHYQRLLNYIKPDFVHVMMQGRIVKSGGPELAERLEAEGYEWIKEELGIEDETVGQE, encoded by the coding sequence ATGTCTGCACCAAACTTAAAGGTTGAAGATCTTCATGTATCGATTGAAGATAAAGAAATTCTGAAAGGCTTTGGAATTGAAGTGAAAGGCGGGGAAATCCACGCGATTATGGGTCCTAACGGAACAGGTAAATCCACTCTTGCTTCCGCATTAATGGGTCACCCTAAATATGAAGTAACTAAAGGTAATGCAACCTTCAATGGTGAAGATCTTTTTGAAATGGAAGTTGACGAGCGTGCACGCGCAGGTCTTTTCCTTGCAATGCAATATCCGAGTGAAGTTGCTGGTGTTACGAACTCAGACTTCATTCGTACTGCTATGAATGCTCACCGGGAGGAAGGGGACGAAATTTCTCTCATGAAATTTATCCGTAAGCTGGATGCTAAAATGGGAACTCTTGATATGGAAGAATCATTCTCACATCGTTACCTGAACGAAGGCTTCTCCGGCGGTGAGAAAAAACGCAACGAAATTCTTCAGCTGTTAATGCTTGAGCCAAAGATCGCGATTCTTGATGAAATCGACTCCGGGCTTGACATCGATGCATTAAAGGTAGTTGCACAAGGTATTAATGAAATGCGCAGCGAAGACTTCGGCTGCCTGATTATTACCCACTATCAGCGTCTTCTGAATTACATTAAGCCTGATTTTGTACATGTTATGATGCAGGGACGCATCGTTAAATCAGGTGGTCCTGAACTGGCAGAGCGTCTTGAAGCAGAGGGTTACGAGTGGATTAAAGAAGAACTTGGAATTGAAGACGAAACAGTAGGCCAGGAATAA
- a CDS encoding MetQ/NlpA family ABC transporter substrate-binding protein: MKRIFKTLSVAGLSVGLLAACGEGDNNNNNNQAANDGNAGNNSGEVNNDAAENDNEGNNEEAAEDLGELVVGATNVPHAEILEFAQPLLEEEGVELDIVTFNDYILPNEALDAGELDANYFQHIPYLEMQIEENGYDFVNAGGIHIEPIGIYSQEYSSLDELPEGAQIIMSDSVADHGRILMMLEDNGLITLAEGAGIGASIDDIEENPNNFDFQANVEAALLPTAYENGEGDAVLINSNYALDAGLNPLEDAIALESGDQDNPYVNVIAVNSGDEEDPRVVKLVEVLQSEEVRDFIVEEYDGAVVPAE, from the coding sequence ATGAAAAGAATTTTTAAAACTCTAAGCGTTGCAGGTTTATCAGTGGGGCTGCTTGCAGCTTGTGGCGAAGGCGATAACAATAATAACAACAACCAGGCTGCAAACGATGGCAACGCAGGTAATAACAGTGGGGAAGTAAACAACGATGCTGCTGAGAATGACAACGAAGGCAACAACGAAGAAGCAGCAGAGGATTTAGGTGAATTAGTAGTCGGAGCTACCAACGTTCCACACGCTGAGATTTTAGAATTTGCTCAGCCGCTTCTTGAAGAAGAAGGCGTGGAACTTGATATCGTGACTTTTAACGATTATATTCTTCCGAACGAAGCGCTTGACGCTGGTGAACTGGATGCAAACTATTTCCAGCACATTCCTTACCTTGAAATGCAAATCGAAGAAAATGGCTATGATTTTGTAAATGCTGGCGGAATCCATATTGAGCCAATCGGAATCTATTCTCAGGAATACAGCAGTCTTGACGAGCTTCCTGAAGGCGCTCAGATCATCATGAGTGATTCTGTTGCTGACCACGGGCGTATCTTAATGATGCTTGAAGATAACGGTCTTATCACTCTTGCGGAAGGTGCAGGAATTGGGGCTTCAATTGATGATATTGAAGAGAATCCTAATAACTTCGATTTCCAGGCTAATGTGGAAGCGGCTCTTCTTCCAACAGCTTATGAAAATGGCGAGGGTGACGCTGTGCTAATCAACTCTAACTATGCACTTGACGCTGGCCTGAACCCACTGGAAGATGCGATTGCACTTGAATCCGGCGACCAGGACAACCCTTATGTTAACGTAATTGCTGTTAATTCAGGTGACGAGGAAGATCCACGAGTTGTTAAGCTTGTAGAAGTACTTCAGTCCGAAGAAGTAAGAGATTTCATCGTTGAAGAATACGATGGAGCAGTAGTACCAGCTGAATAA
- a CDS encoding arsenate reductase family protein has protein sequence MSLTFYHYPNCDTCRKAKKWMDEHGLSYEATHIVNDPPSREEIQDMYEKSGLELKKFFNTSGKRYRELGMKDKMKDSTEEELLDLLASDAMLIKRPLVSDGTKATAGFKEETFSETWK, from the coding sequence ATGAGTTTAACATTTTATCACTATCCTAATTGTGATACTTGCCGGAAAGCAAAAAAGTGGATGGACGAACATGGGTTATCATATGAGGCTACACATATCGTAAATGACCCTCCCTCAAGGGAAGAAATTCAGGATATGTATGAAAAAAGCGGACTTGAATTGAAGAAATTTTTCAATACAAGCGGAAAGCGTTACCGGGAACTGGGAATGAAAGATAAAATGAAGGATTCCACAGAAGAGGAACTTCTGGACTTACTTGCTTCTGATGCTATGTTAATAAAACGCCCTTTAGTCAGCGACGGAACTAAGGCAACGGCAGGCTTCAAAGAGGAAACGTTTTCAGAAACCTGGAAATAA
- a CDS encoding carboxymuconolactone decarboxylase family protein produces the protein MDNEIRPMSSVEEALHYYKEGLGTFTRQMPEIASKYNAFTEACFEEGKLTQKEKQLIALGISLYAQDEYCIIYHMKGCLDHGCSQEEILEAVGVTGAFGGGAAMSQAVTLVEECLEEFGGNLH, from the coding sequence ATGGATAATGAAATCAGGCCAATGTCCTCAGTGGAAGAAGCATTACATTATTATAAAGAAGGCTTAGGGACATTTACGAGACAGATGCCGGAAATTGCCAGTAAATACAATGCCTTTACAGAAGCCTGCTTCGAGGAAGGGAAACTGACACAAAAAGAGAAACAGCTGATCGCGCTGGGTATCAGTCTGTACGCTCAGGACGAGTATTGTATTATCTATCATATGAAAGGCTGCCTCGACCATGGGTGTTCTCAGGAGGAAATTCTTGAAGCTGTTGGTGTCACAGGAGCATTTGGAGGCGGAGCAGCAATGAGCCAGGCGGTTACTCTGGTGGAAGAATGTCTCGAAGAATTTGGGGGAAATCTTCACTAA
- a CDS encoding MFS transporter, translating to MGKILGEWPRQFKGYNRNVRLFLISSILAHSGMGIFMIIYNYYVRELGFDDQMNGSVIAMQSIATALLLLPAGILSDRVGRKKVILYGAVFTAASLFFRAILAGEVSLLGLAFVTGMFMAFIQVSSIPLLAENSTEKQRVHLFSFNFAVIMIANVIGNIFGGVVSDFFHYVIGLDQLWSIRITLLAGTMFFFSALIPISKIKEDRKLEEKKVQDRSLKKLFQSNRAGIKIILLFAGAQILIGFGSGLVIPYLNLYFVDRFEISHSLVGLIISSGQAMTAVALMIGPAVVARVGEVKAVVILQLLSIPFLLLTAFTENIYWAVFGFLFRQALMNAGNPIQMSLMMRSVDNSIKGLANSVGQAVFMLGWAVMGPVSTTIVMVYGSYTGYAIVFSITGALYLLGTIYFFFVFRKPVYSNPENLPQNAG from the coding sequence ATGGGGAAAATACTCGGCGAATGGCCTCGCCAGTTTAAAGGCTATAACAGAAATGTCCGTTTATTTCTGATCAGTTCCATCCTTGCCCATTCCGGAATGGGTATCTTTATGATTATTTATAACTATTATGTTCGTGAACTTGGGTTTGATGATCAGATGAACGGTTCTGTCATAGCTATGCAGTCAATAGCTACCGCGCTGCTTCTTTTGCCTGCCGGGATTCTGAGCGACAGGGTCGGAAGGAAGAAAGTAATTCTGTACGGCGCCGTGTTTACCGCCGCCAGCCTGTTCTTCAGAGCCATCCTCGCTGGGGAAGTTTCCCTGCTTGGACTCGCATTCGTGACGGGAATGTTTATGGCTTTTATCCAGGTTTCTTCAATACCGCTGCTGGCAGAGAATTCAACGGAAAAACAGCGTGTGCATTTATTCAGCTTTAATTTTGCGGTTATCATGATTGCGAATGTTATTGGCAATATTTTTGGCGGGGTTGTAAGTGATTTTTTCCATTATGTTATTGGCCTTGATCAGCTTTGGAGTATCCGCATCACGCTGCTTGCCGGAACGATGTTTTTCTTTAGCGCATTAATTCCTATTTCTAAAATTAAGGAAGATCGCAAACTGGAGGAAAAAAAGGTCCAGGACAGGTCTCTTAAAAAGTTATTTCAGTCAAACAGAGCAGGGATCAAGATTATCCTCCTGTTTGCCGGGGCCCAGATATTGATTGGGTTTGGTTCCGGTCTTGTTATTCCATACCTGAATTTATACTTTGTGGACCGGTTTGAGATCTCTCACTCCCTTGTAGGTCTGATTATTTCCTCCGGGCAGGCGATGACTGCTGTTGCTCTTATGATAGGTCCGGCGGTAGTTGCCAGGGTAGGGGAAGTGAAAGCAGTTGTTATCCTGCAGCTGCTGTCTATCCCGTTTTTGCTCCTTACCGCCTTTACAGAGAATATTTACTGGGCAGTCTTTGGTTTTCTCTTCAGACAGGCGCTGATGAACGCAGGTAACCCGATTCAGATGTCATTAATGATGAGGAGTGTGGATAACTCCATCAAGGGCCTTGCAAATTCCGTAGGGCAGGCTGTTTTCATGCTTGGCTGGGCGGTAATGGGGCCCGTATCCACCACTATCGTTATGGTATATGGTTCATACACAGGATATGCAATCGTGTTTTCCATCACCGGCGCCCTATATCTGCTCGGAACAATATACTTTTTCTTCGTTTTCAGGAAGCCGGTATACAGTAACCCGGAAAACCTTCCGCAAAATGCAGGTTAA
- the gcvH gene encoding glycine cleavage system protein GcvH, with protein sequence MSNLPKELKYSEEHEWVKTEDGKVRIGITDFAQAELGDIVFVELPEVGDDIEADEPFGSVESVKTVSELYAPISGKVVEINEELEDSPEFVNESPYEKAWMIVVEPSDSSEVDNLMTAEQYEEMISED encoded by the coding sequence ATGAGTAATTTACCAAAGGAACTTAAGTATTCTGAAGAACACGAATGGGTAAAAACAGAAGATGGAAAAGTACGTATTGGGATCACTGACTTTGCACAGGCAGAGCTGGGAGACATTGTTTTCGTGGAGCTTCCTGAAGTAGGGGACGACATTGAAGCGGACGAGCCATTTGGCAGTGTAGAGTCTGTTAAAACTGTTTCTGAGCTATATGCACCTATCAGCGGCAAGGTAGTTGAAATCAATGAAGAGCTTGAGGACTCTCCGGAGTTTGTTAACGAATCTCCATATGAAAAAGCATGGATGATTGTTGTGGAACCTTCCGATTCTTCAGAAGTTGATAACTTAATGACAGCTGAACAGTACGAAGAAATGATCAGTGAAGACTAA
- a CDS encoding DUF2553 family protein: MADNEQYLNTSAGDGQSVTRHIVDDIRRNRAQSREEITQQVTRQNEKDGSTGLYLGGQKIGHMPGGDQQHLFEMAEGFEFDKDKIFKKKTDAAASKDPNQPQAYVEGCDMGWC, from the coding sequence ATGGCGGATAATGAGCAGTATTTAAACACATCTGCAGGAGATGGACAGTCTGTTACAAGGCATATTGTGGATGATATACGAAGAAACCGGGCCCAGTCGAGGGAGGAAATCACCCAGCAGGTAACCCGGCAGAATGAGAAAGACGGTTCGACGGGCCTCTATCTGGGGGGGCAGAAAATTGGCCACATGCCAGGGGGAGACCAGCAGCACTTGTTTGAAATGGCGGAAGGTTTTGAGTTTGACAAAGATAAAATATTCAAAAAGAAAACAGATGCTGCCGCATCGAAGGATCCGAACCAGCCGCAGGCCTATGTTGAAGGCTGTGATATGGGCTGGTGCTGA
- a CDS encoding methionine ABC transporter ATP-binding protein: MINLSKLSKVFNTKDGKVTAVDNIDLTIEEGEIFGIIGYSGAGKSTLIRLLNMLESPSEGSVTVAGKKMEDLSKRELREARQEIGMIFQHFNLLWSRTVKDNIAFPLEIKGIPKEERENRVNELIRLVGLEGRGGSYPSQLSGGQKQRVGIARALANNPKVLLCDEATSALDPKTTDSILELLTDINKNLGLTIVLITHEMHVIRKICHRVAVMEQGRVVEQGNVLDVFKRPKENMTKEFVKQVTEPEETEETLKDLFGEKGIGHILQLTFVGGDAKKPLINNIVRSFDVTVNILQGKISQTQNGPYGSLFIGVDGEASEISRVKDYIREQQVEVEVIHGE; encoded by the coding sequence ATGATTAACTTATCTAAGCTTTCTAAGGTCTTTAATACGAAAGACGGCAAAGTAACAGCCGTTGACAACATAGATCTAACCATTGAAGAAGGGGAGATATTCGGTATTATCGGGTACAGCGGGGCAGGTAAAAGTACGCTGATCAGGCTGCTGAATATGCTCGAGTCTCCATCCGAGGGCTCCGTAACAGTTGCTGGGAAAAAGATGGAGGATCTTTCGAAGCGGGAGCTGAGAGAGGCTCGCCAGGAGATCGGAATGATATTCCAGCATTTCAATCTGCTCTGGTCCAGAACAGTAAAAGATAATATTGCCTTCCCCCTTGAAATTAAAGGGATACCAAAAGAGGAAAGAGAAAATCGGGTCAACGAGCTGATCAGGCTTGTAGGACTCGAAGGAAGAGGGGGATCTTATCCTTCTCAGCTCAGCGGAGGGCAGAAACAAAGGGTAGGTATTGCAAGAGCTCTTGCTAATAATCCGAAAGTCCTTCTCTGTGATGAAGCAACTTCCGCCCTTGACCCGAAAACAACGGACTCGATTCTTGAGCTCCTGACAGACATTAATAAAAACCTTGGTTTGACCATCGTCCTCATCACCCACGAAATGCATGTTATCCGGAAAATCTGCCACCGAGTTGCAGTAATGGAGCAGGGCAGGGTTGTAGAGCAGGGTAATGTCCTCGATGTGTTCAAGCGTCCAAAAGAAAATATGACTAAAGAATTTGTTAAACAGGTGACCGAGCCGGAGGAAACGGAAGAAACATTAAAGGATCTTTTCGGGGAAAAAGGAATTGGCCATATACTCCAGCTGACATTTGTCGGCGGAGACGCAAAAAAGCCTTTGATAAATAATATTGTCAGGTCATTTGATGTTACAGTGAATATTCTTCAGGGGAAGATCAGCCAGACGCAGAACGGGCCATACGGGTCATTATTTATCGGTGTTGACGGGGAAGCTTCCGAAATAAGCCGGGTTAAAGATTATATCCGTGAACAGCAAGTGGAAGTGGAGGTGATTCACGGTGAGTAA
- a CDS encoding acyl-CoA dehydrogenase family protein: MTTSSKTIKGGGFLLEELTPEQVFTPEDFTDEHKMIAKTTEDFVVEQVVPEVEKIEEHQFDISVRLLKEAGELGLLGADVQEEYGGIGLDKISSSLITEKFALAGSFSLSHGAHVGIGSLPIVFFGNEEQKHKYLPALATGEKLAAYALTEPSSGSDALSAKTVAKLNDAGTHYVLNGEKQWITNAGFADVFVVYAKIDGEKFTAFIVEKDFEGVSTGPEEKKMGIKGSSTRTLILQDALVPKENVLGEIGKGHVIAFNILNIGRYKLGVGCVGGAKRAIEVSAKYANERKQFKLPISKFTLIRKKLAEMAVKTYAAESSIYRTGGLIDAAFENLSDEEQKDGAAVGKAIGEYAIECSLNKVFGSEVLDFVVDEAVQIHGGYGFMAEYEVESMYRNSRINRIFEGTNEINRMLVPGTLVRKAMKGELPLLEKAGNIQEELMMMMPQEVGDEPLEQEKYLLDNAKKIFMMVAGTAVQKYGEKLAKEQEMLANVADIVSEIFSIESVILRTEKAINKDGLEKAEQKLLLTQVFTQEAFNHIEAIAKESLVALEDGDTARTMLSILKKLTRHNPVDVVAKKREIAARIVEAEKYVI, translated from the coding sequence ATGACAACTTCAAGCAAAACAATTAAAGGCGGCGGCTTCTTACTGGAAGAGCTGACTCCTGAGCAGGTTTTTACACCAGAAGACTTTACTGATGAGCATAAGATGATTGCGAAAACAACGGAGGATTTCGTTGTTGAGCAGGTAGTTCCTGAGGTGGAAAAAATTGAAGAGCACCAGTTTGATATTTCTGTCCGCTTACTGAAAGAAGCAGGAGAACTTGGTCTTTTAGGAGCCGACGTGCAGGAAGAGTACGGCGGAATCGGCCTTGATAAAATCAGTTCTTCTTTAATCACTGAAAAATTCGCGCTTGCAGGTTCTTTCTCCCTTTCACATGGAGCTCACGTTGGAATCGGTTCCCTGCCTATCGTATTCTTCGGTAACGAAGAGCAAAAGCATAAGTACCTTCCTGCATTAGCGACAGGCGAAAAGCTTGCTGCATATGCATTAACAGAGCCGAGTTCAGGTTCTGACGCTTTAAGTGCAAAAACGGTAGCGAAGTTAAACGACGCTGGAACTCACTATGTGCTGAATGGTGAAAAGCAGTGGATCACAAACGCAGGCTTTGCGGATGTGTTCGTTGTTTATGCGAAAATCGACGGTGAAAAATTCACTGCGTTCATCGTAGAAAAAGACTTTGAAGGGGTTTCCACTGGCCCGGAAGAGAAGAAAATGGGTATTAAAGGTTCTTCCACTCGTACATTAATCCTTCAGGATGCTCTTGTACCGAAGGAAAATGTGCTTGGAGAAATCGGTAAAGGCCACGTTATCGCTTTTAACATCCTGAACATTGGACGTTACAAGCTTGGAGTAGGCTGTGTGGGCGGAGCGAAGCGTGCTATTGAAGTATCTGCTAAATATGCTAACGAGCGTAAGCAGTTCAAACTCCCAATCTCTAAATTCACTCTTATCCGCAAAAAGCTTGCAGAAATGGCTGTGAAAACTTATGCAGCAGAAAGCTCTATCTACCGTACTGGCGGCCTGATTGACGCTGCATTTGAAAACCTTTCTGACGAAGAGCAGAAAGACGGAGCTGCGGTTGGTAAAGCTATCGGTGAGTACGCGATCGAGTGCTCCCTGAACAAAGTATTCGGATCTGAAGTACTTGACTTCGTAGTAGACGAAGCAGTACAAATCCACGGCGGATACGGCTTCATGGCGGAATACGAAGTAGAATCCATGTACCGTAACTCAAGGATCAACCGTATTTTTGAAGGAACTAACGAAATCAACCGTATGCTCGTACCTGGAACGCTTGTAAGAAAAGCAATGAAGGGCGAACTGCCGCTTCTTGAAAAAGCAGGTAACATTCAGGAAGAGCTTATGATGATGATGCCTCAGGAAGTAGGCGATGAGCCACTTGAGCAGGAAAAATACCTTCTTGATAACGCTAAGAAAATCTTCATGATGGTTGCTGGTACTGCTGTTCAGAAATACGGCGAGAAGCTTGCAAAAGAACAGGAAATGCTTGCGAATGTAGCAGACATCGTTTCTGAAATCTTCAGCATTGAGTCTGTAATCCTTCGTACCGAAAAAGCGATCAACAAAGATGGTCTGGAGAAAGCGGAGCAGAAGCTTCTTCTGACTCAGGTATTCACTCAGGAAGCGTTCAACCACATCGAAGCTATCGCGAAAGAGTCTCTCGTCGCACTTGAAGACGGAGATACTGCACGCACAATGCTTTCTATCCTTAAGAAGCTGACTCGTCACAACCCAGTAGACGTAGTTGCTAAAAAGCGTGAAATCGCAGCACGAATTGTTGAAGCTGAAAAATACGTGATCTGA
- a CDS encoding acetyl-CoA C-acetyltransferase, producing the protein MREAVIVAGARTPVGKAKRGTLAKVRPDDLGALTIKETLKRANNFDPSRVEDVIIGCAIPEAEQGLNMARNISALAGMPNSTPAITINRYCSSGLQSIAYASERIMLGNSQAIIAGGAESMSLVPMTGHVVAPNPRLVGSAPEYYMGMGHTAEEVARRFEISREDQDTFAAESHRRAAKAIEEGKFKDEIVPVPVTMRSFDEKHKLVEKEILFDTDEGVRHGTTVETLAKLRPAFHVKGTVTAGNASQMSDGAASVLVMDRETAEADGLTPLVKFRSFAVAGVAPEIMGVGPVEAIPKAVKLAGLELSDIGLFELNEAFASQAIQIHRELKLDYDKVNVNGGAIALGHPLGCSGTKLTLSLIHEMKRRGEQFGVVTMCIGGGMGAAGVFELI; encoded by the coding sequence TTGAGAGAAGCCGTCATCGTAGCAGGTGCGCGAACACCTGTAGGAAAAGCAAAAAGAGGTACATTAGCGAAAGTAAGGCCAGATGATTTAGGGGCTTTAACGATAAAAGAAACATTAAAACGAGCAAACAATTTTGATCCAAGCCGTGTAGAAGACGTAATCATCGGCTGTGCCATCCCGGAAGCAGAACAAGGGCTGAATATGGCCAGGAATATTTCCGCACTGGCGGGAATGCCAAATTCAACTCCTGCGATTACTATTAACCGGTACTGCTCATCCGGGCTGCAAAGTATCGCATATGCATCAGAAAGAATAATGCTCGGAAACTCCCAGGCAATCATCGCTGGCGGAGCGGAATCTATGAGTCTGGTTCCGATGACTGGACATGTGGTGGCACCCAACCCAAGACTCGTAGGGTCAGCTCCTGAGTACTACATGGGAATGGGCCATACCGCAGAAGAAGTAGCAAGGCGTTTTGAAATCAGCCGAGAAGACCAGGACACTTTTGCAGCTGAAAGCCACAGAAGGGCTGCTAAAGCAATTGAAGAAGGAAAGTTCAAAGATGAAATCGTTCCTGTTCCAGTAACTATGCGCTCTTTCGACGAGAAACATAAGCTTGTCGAAAAAGAAATCCTGTTTGATACGGATGAAGGAGTACGCCACGGAACTACAGTGGAAACTCTTGCAAAACTCCGTCCAGCTTTCCATGTGAAAGGAACTGTAACAGCAGGAAACGCTTCACAAATGAGTGATGGTGCTGCCTCTGTTTTAGTAATGGACAGAGAAACTGCTGAAGCAGACGGATTGACTCCGTTAGTGAAATTCCGATCCTTCGCTGTAGCCGGTGTTGCGCCTGAAATTATGGGTGTAGGCCCTGTAGAAGCTATTCCTAAAGCGGTTAAGCTGGCAGGACTTGAGCTTTCCGATATTGGATTATTTGAATTAAACGAAGCATTCGCATCTCAGGCAATCCAGATTCACAGGGAACTGAAGCTGGACTATGACAAAGTCAATGTCAACGGCGGAGCGATCGCTCTGGGGCATCCACTTGGCTGTTCCGGTACAAAGCTGACACTAAGCCTTATTCATGAAATGAAGCGTCGCGGCGAACAGTTCGGAGTCGTAACGATGTGTATCGGCGGCGGAATGGGCGCAGCTGGAGTCTTTGAACTGATCTGA
- a CDS encoding methionine ABC transporter permease — protein sequence MWEATQETLYMSVVALLFTFLFGLLLGLLLFLTDRGNLWENRIIQGVTAAYVNVFRSIPFIILIVLLIPFTRIVVGTMLGPSAALPALIIGAAPFYARMVEIALREIDKGVIEASKSMGASNSQIIFKVLLPESMPALVSGLTVTAIALVSYTAMAGVIGAGGLGDLAYRDGFQRRNTDITLMATLIVLVIVFILQFIGDRLTNRLDKR from the coding sequence ATGTGGGAGGCAACTCAGGAAACGCTGTATATGTCTGTAGTAGCATTGCTGTTCACTTTCCTGTTTGGACTTCTCCTCGGGCTGCTGCTGTTTTTAACTGACCGTGGGAATCTCTGGGAAAACAGGATTATTCAGGGTGTTACAGCGGCATATGTGAACGTATTTCGTTCCATCCCGTTCATTATCTTAATTGTATTGCTAATCCCGTTCACCAGGATTGTGGTTGGAACGATGCTGGGGCCTTCAGCGGCACTCCCTGCTTTAATCATCGGGGCTGCCCCCTTTTATGCAAGGATGGTAGAGATTGCTTTAAGGGAAATTGACAAAGGTGTCATTGAAGCTTCCAAATCAATGGGGGCGAGCAACAGCCAGATTATTTTTAAAGTACTGCTTCCCGAATCCATGCCGGCTCTGGTCTCAGGGCTTACGGTTACAGCTATTGCCCTTGTCAGTTATACTGCGATGGCGGGAGTTATTGGAGCAGGAGGCCTCGGGGACCTGGCGTACCGTGACGGATTCCAGAGAAGAAACACAGATATCACCCTCATGGCGACTTTGATTGTGTTAGTGATCGTCTTTATTCTTCAGTTTATCGGTGATCGCTTGACCAATAGATTAGACAAAAGATAA
- the sufD gene encoding Fe-S cluster assembly protein SufD: MTAETKFPVDQDILTSFSKDRNEPQWLTDLRLSSLEKAETLELPKPDKTNIKNWNFTNFETFQNTAETAELSDSAKALIGSEEDAPNLIVQKNGETSISRISEELKQKGVIYTDIQTAVKEHSDLVQKYFMQDAVSADEHRLTALHAALLNGGVFVYVPKNVEVELPLQALYVQEGNFGLFNHVLIAADVNSSVTYIENYMNDGEAYASAANIVAEVYAADGATVNFGAVDTFSSEVITYVNRRAQVSGRDAKVYWALGQMNDGDTISENTTYLVGEGSYADTKTVAIGRGTQKQNFTTNVIHFGKNSDGQILKHGVMKDAATSIFNGVSKIEHGATKANGEQTERVLMLSEKARGDANPILLIDEDDVTAGHAASVGKIDPIQMFYLMSRGISRREAERLIIHGFLAPVVNELPIESVKERLIEVIERKVY; this comes from the coding sequence ATGACAGCGGAAACTAAATTTCCAGTGGATCAGGACATTTTAACGAGCTTCTCTAAAGACCGCAACGAACCTCAGTGGCTTACAGATTTGCGTCTTTCGTCTTTAGAGAAAGCAGAAACGTTAGAGTTGCCTAAACCTGACAAAACAAATATTAAGAACTGGAACTTCACCAACTTTGAAACGTTCCAGAATACAGCAGAAACAGCAGAACTTTCCGATTCAGCAAAAGCGCTTATCGGAAGTGAAGAAGATGCGCCAAACCTGATTGTCCAGAAAAATGGAGAAACTTCCATCAGCAGAATTTCTGAAGAGTTAAAACAAAAAGGTGTTATTTACACAGATATCCAGACTGCTGTTAAAGAACACAGCGACCTGGTGCAGAAGTATTTCATGCAGGATGCTGTATCAGCAGATGAGCACCGCCTTACAGCACTTCATGCGGCACTATTAAACGGTGGAGTATTTGTTTATGTGCCAAAAAATGTTGAAGTAGAGCTGCCTCTTCAGGCGCTTTATGTGCAGGAAGGCAATTTCGGGCTGTTTAACCATGTGCTTATTGCGGCTGATGTAAACAGTTCTGTAACTTATATTGAAAATTATATGAATGACGGAGAGGCGTACGCTTCAGCAGCGAACATTGTAGCAGAAGTATATGCTGCCGATGGGGCAACCGTTAATTTTGGAGCAGTTGATACTTTCTCTTCAGAAGTTATCACATATGTGAACCGCCGTGCGCAGGTATCCGGAAGAGACGCAAAAGTTTACTGGGCTCTGGGCCAGATGAACGATGGGGATACTATTTCTGAAAATACAACGTATCTTGTTGGTGAAGGGTCTTATGCGGATACTAAAACAGTGGCGATTGGCCGCGGTACCCAAAAACAGAACTTCACAACTAACGTCATTCACTTCGGGAAAAATTCTGACGGACAGATTCTTAAGCATGGTGTTATGAAAGATGCGGCTACATCTATTTTTAACGGTGTATCCAAAATTGAACATGGTGCTACAAAAGCTAATGGTGAGCAGACGGAGCGTGTTCTTATGCTCAGTGAAAAAGCCCGCGGGGATGCAAACCCTATTCTGCTTATCGATGAAGATGATGTAACTGCAGGCCATGCTGCATCTGTAGGGAAAATCGATCCGATCCAGATGTTCTATCTTATGAGCCGCGGTATTTCACGCCGTGAAGCTGAACGATTAATTATCCACGGATTCCTTGCTCCGGTAGTTAACGAACTGCCGATCGAGTCCGTAAAAGAACGGTTAATCGAGGTTATTGAAAGGAAAGTATACTAA